Proteins encoded in a region of the Mycolicibacterium neoaurum genome:
- a CDS encoding DUF3445 domain-containing protein yields the protein MISSTDLIENFPYPFSADSYRYTTNVEPAGAPVATPAGRWGERVVDIDSEYEHELAERAAVLAADPSRYAVLPHMRPACWDVMLTLMREMAAAYPDGMSLSRDGGRWRWRNQRLGIDQTFVLGDDSSLPAEPLAYIAGQVQEDIVLLDQREGDLFGDAGVVTFAADWSFGFDVGMTFLEIHGPVPRLRATGVISRAREFLMRLQPGETYRRTNWTLTIGRRLDVSTERYPEWGPDRAMITQVGDEEFGRLVHLRVEVQHLIRLPESGAICFLIRTYMLPLADIAAVEPWRVRTAAVLADLPDDMADYKGIIGYRDRAVGWLRAAG from the coding sequence ATGATCTCGTCGACCGACCTGATCGAGAACTTCCCCTATCCGTTTTCGGCGGACAGCTACCGCTACACCACGAATGTGGAACCGGCGGGTGCGCCGGTCGCCACCCCGGCGGGGCGCTGGGGCGAGCGCGTTGTCGACATCGACAGCGAGTACGAACACGAATTGGCCGAGCGGGCAGCGGTTCTCGCAGCCGATCCGTCTCGGTACGCGGTGCTGCCGCACATGCGGCCGGCATGCTGGGATGTGATGCTGACGCTGATGCGCGAGATGGCGGCCGCCTATCCCGACGGCATGTCGTTGAGCCGTGACGGAGGTCGTTGGCGTTGGCGCAACCAGCGACTGGGTATCGACCAGACCTTCGTGCTCGGCGATGACAGTTCGCTTCCGGCCGAGCCGCTGGCCTATATCGCCGGTCAGGTCCAGGAGGACATCGTGCTGTTGGACCAGCGTGAGGGCGATCTGTTCGGCGACGCGGGAGTGGTGACCTTCGCCGCCGACTGGTCTTTCGGCTTCGATGTCGGGATGACCTTCCTGGAGATCCACGGGCCGGTCCCGCGACTGCGGGCCACCGGGGTGATCTCTCGGGCCAGGGAGTTCCTGATGCGGCTACAGCCCGGCGAAACCTACCGGCGCACCAACTGGACGTTGACCATCGGACGTCGCCTTGACGTCTCCACCGAGCGTTACCCCGAGTGGGGACCGGACCGGGCCATGATCACCCAGGTGGGGGACGAGGAGTTCGGCAGGCTCGTCCATCTGAGGGTCGAGGTCCAGCATCTGATCCGGTTACCGGAGTCCGGCGCGATCTGTTTCCTGATCCGCACTTACATGCTTCCGCTCGCCGATATCGCCGCGGTGGAGCCATGGCGGGTGCGCACCGCTGCCGTACTGGCCGACCTGCCCGATGACATGGCCGACTACAAGGGCATCATCGGCTACCGTGACCGCGCGGTGGGGTGGCTGCGCGCGGCGGGCTGA
- a CDS encoding PDR/VanB family oxidoreductase, which produces MRTLKLVVTGIDDSIEGVRTLTLSDPDGVPLPSFAPGSHIVLECGTVANAYSLTGDGTAPDSYEISVLRCASGSGGSMWLHERVVLGDTLIAGPPRSAFAPVLRARKHLMIAAGIGITPMVSHLRSSRVWGRRTELLYVHRPGRGVFVDTVTRLADDVSIHTGRTGFDSTLRTTLTGQPFGTHLYVCGPAAFIADVTATAVELGWPDSRIHLEHFGSAALDPGEPFTMRIASTGEQFTVEAGVSLLEVLEQRGFDVPNLCRKGVCGECRIPVAGGAITHRDLFLGDEDRQAGDTLMACVSRGDGGTLEVAL; this is translated from the coding sequence ATGAGAACCCTCAAGCTCGTTGTCACCGGCATCGATGACAGCATCGAGGGCGTTCGGACGCTGACATTGAGCGATCCCGACGGCGTACCGCTGCCGTCCTTCGCTCCGGGCAGCCACATCGTGCTCGAGTGCGGCACGGTCGCCAACGCCTACTCGCTGACCGGGGACGGCACTGCGCCGGATTCCTATGAAATTTCCGTGCTCCGGTGTGCCAGCGGGTCCGGCGGCTCGATGTGGCTACACGAACGGGTTGTCCTCGGCGACACCCTGATCGCCGGCCCGCCGCGCAGTGCGTTCGCACCGGTGCTGCGGGCCCGCAAGCACCTGATGATCGCCGCGGGCATCGGTATCACGCCGATGGTGTCGCACCTGCGGTCGTCGCGCGTATGGGGCAGACGCACCGAGTTGCTCTATGTCCATCGACCTGGGCGTGGGGTGTTCGTCGACACCGTCACCCGGCTCGCCGATGATGTCTCGATCCATACCGGCCGGACCGGATTCGACTCGACACTGCGCACCACCCTCACCGGCCAGCCGTTCGGCACACACCTCTACGTCTGCGGCCCCGCCGCGTTCATCGCCGATGTCACGGCAACGGCCGTCGAACTCGGTTGGCCGGACAGCCGGATACACCTCGAGCACTTCGGTTCGGCGGCGCTGGACCCGGGTGAACCCTTCACGATGCGGATCGCCTCGACGGGCGAACAGTTCACCGTCGAGGCGGGGGTGTCCTTGCTCGAGGTGTTGGAACAGCGTGGATTCGACGTTCCCAATTTGTGCCGCAAGGGCGTATGCGGCGAATGCCGGATACCGGTGGCCGGTGGTGCGATCACCCATCGGGACCTCTTCCTCGGCGACGAAGACAGGCAAGCGGGCGACACGCTGATGGCGTGTGTGTCTCGCGGTGACGGCGGAACACTGGAGGTGGCATTGTGA
- a CDS encoding dimethylamine monooxygenase subunit DmmA family protein, giving the protein MKPDLDVTSVPGWAVVPTTPPADTGGRSWTVITLDSAAIAVAREWQRQIASVAAQSAVRVHRAADMAGAVTALRTDLEDARVGWRLMVAGPAHACLALRAEAVALGVADDEMTFASTEVAARSVQCVHCSTVNHVVVDLEDVTQCAGCCRNLLVYYHVSRRRGTYLGFMADAEELPA; this is encoded by the coding sequence ATGAAACCCGATCTGGACGTGACCAGCGTGCCCGGGTGGGCCGTCGTGCCGACTACACCGCCGGCGGACACCGGAGGCCGATCCTGGACCGTCATCACCCTCGACAGTGCGGCCATCGCGGTGGCTCGCGAGTGGCAGCGTCAGATCGCCTCGGTGGCAGCGCAATCGGCGGTTCGGGTGCATCGGGCCGCCGATATGGCCGGCGCCGTCACCGCGCTGCGGACCGACCTGGAAGATGCGAGAGTTGGCTGGCGTCTGATGGTGGCAGGTCCCGCGCACGCCTGTCTGGCGTTGCGGGCCGAGGCGGTGGCGCTTGGCGTCGCCGATGACGAGATGACGTTCGCCAGTACCGAGGTGGCTGCGCGATCGGTGCAGTGCGTGCACTGTTCGACCGTCAACCACGTCGTGGTGGATCTGGAGGATGTCACGCAGTGTGCCGGTTGTTGCCGTAATCTCCTTGTCTACTATCACGTTTCGCGCAGGCGGGGCACCTACCTCGGATTCATGGCCGATGCCGAGGAGTTGCCGGCATGA
- a CDS encoding FAD-dependent monooxygenase produces the protein MPQRFLVVGAGIAGLATAVALRRVGHDVKVIEGRSDTETGAGAGISIWPNALAALDNLGVGDEVRAAGGRVGAGAVRWYDGRWLRRPATDRMVRALGEPLVVIHRRTLTDILAGALPAGTVTYDCTAVRLQTTPGAAGVVLSDGTTLSADAVIGADGVDSMVARHLNGTLAKRYAGYTAWRGIAEHALEPELAGETMGPGLEVGHVPLGPRHTYWFATQRAPRGAAAPDGELAHLQKVFGGWPEPIPALLAATDPAAVLRNDLYDRARARRWSSGRVVIVGDAAHPMRPHLGQGGCQGLEDAAILSAMTARGVDLPAAFTRFAAFRGRRVRALVGEARAIGQIVNLRPALLSAAASRASTLVPETLLARHLSSIAGRSAFVMPV, from the coding sequence ATGCCACAACGCTTTCTCGTCGTCGGTGCCGGAATCGCGGGCCTGGCCACCGCCGTGGCGCTGCGCAGGGTCGGCCACGACGTAAAGGTCATCGAGGGACGCTCCGACACCGAGACCGGGGCGGGTGCGGGTATCAGCATCTGGCCGAACGCGCTGGCCGCACTCGACAACCTCGGTGTGGGCGACGAGGTGCGCGCCGCCGGTGGACGGGTCGGCGCCGGAGCCGTCCGCTGGTATGACGGTCGGTGGTTGCGGCGTCCGGCTACCGACCGGATGGTGCGAGCACTCGGCGAACCGCTGGTGGTGATCCACCGCCGAACACTGACCGACATCCTGGCCGGCGCGCTGCCCGCGGGCACCGTGACGTATGACTGCACGGCGGTGCGGTTGCAGACGACACCTGGGGCCGCTGGCGTCGTGCTGTCCGACGGCACGACGCTCAGCGCAGACGCGGTCATCGGAGCCGATGGTGTCGATTCGATGGTCGCCCGCCACCTCAACGGAACCCTGGCCAAGCGCTATGCCGGCTACACCGCCTGGCGCGGTATCGCCGAGCACGCACTGGAACCGGAGCTCGCCGGCGAGACGATGGGACCGGGGCTCGAGGTCGGTCACGTTCCGCTGGGCCCCCGTCACACCTATTGGTTCGCCACGCAGCGCGCGCCCAGGGGCGCCGCCGCGCCGGACGGCGAACTGGCCCACCTACAGAAGGTGTTCGGCGGATGGCCGGAGCCCATTCCCGCGCTGTTGGCCGCGACCGACCCTGCGGCGGTGTTGCGCAACGACCTCTACGACCGCGCCCGCGCCCGCCGTTGGTCGAGCGGACGGGTGGTCATCGTCGGGGATGCCGCCCACCCAATGCGCCCCCACTTGGGACAGGGTGGCTGCCAGGGCCTCGAAGATGCGGCAATCCTGTCCGCCATGACTGCCCGGGGTGTCGATCTTCCGGCTGCCTTCACCAGGTTCGCGGCGTTCCGCGGCCGACGGGTACGCGCACTGGTCGGCGAGGCGCGCGCGATCGGGCAGATCGTCAACCTGCGGCCCGCGCTGCTGAGCGCGGCGGCCAGTCGGGCGTCGACGTTGGTGCCGGAGACCCTGCTGGCCCGGCACCTGTCGAGCATCGCGGGGCGCTCGGCATTCGTCATGCCGGTGTAG
- a CDS encoding transglycosylase family protein has translation MISFSSTVRNVVTKALWVIAAAMGLSVAPMILTATASADTVNWDAIAQCESGGNWAVNSGNGHYGGLQFKQATWNANGGVGSPAGASRAEQIRVAENVLRTQGLKAWPKCGSRGAAPAVWGTPTLPQAPAPVATATGCQAIRGGAVLGILDFRQMCMALENVGRTFQPR, from the coding sequence ATGATCAGCTTCAGCAGCACCGTCAGAAACGTCGTCACCAAGGCACTGTGGGTGATCGCCGCGGCCATGGGCCTGTCCGTGGCGCCGATGATCCTCACCGCGACCGCAAGCGCCGACACCGTGAACTGGGATGCCATCGCCCAGTGCGAATCGGGTGGCAACTGGGCGGTCAACTCGGGCAATGGTCATTACGGCGGGCTGCAGTTCAAGCAGGCCACCTGGAATGCCAATGGTGGCGTCGGGTCGCCGGCCGGTGCCTCACGTGCCGAGCAGATCCGGGTTGCCGAGAACGTGCTGCGCACCCAGGGGCTCAAGGCGTGGCCCAAGTGCGGTTCCCGCGGCGCCGCGCCCGCGGTCTGGGGGACGCCGACCCTGCCGCAGGCTCCCGCGCCGGTGGCAACGGCCACGGGATGCCAGGCCATCCGCGGCGGCGCGGTGCTGGGAATCCTGGACTTCCGTCAGATGTGCATGGCGCTGGAGAACGTGGGACGCACGTTCCAGCCGCGCTGA
- a CDS encoding transglycosylase family protein, whose protein sequence is MKNIRKTFGMAAIAGALSAAPLMLATGTAHADSVNWDAVAACESGGNWAINTGNGYYGGLQFTMSTWQSNGGSGAPHAASREEQIRVAENVLRSQGIGAWPSCGRRG, encoded by the coding sequence TTGAAGAATATCCGCAAGACGTTCGGGATGGCCGCCATTGCCGGGGCGCTGAGTGCAGCCCCCCTGATGCTGGCGACCGGAACCGCACATGCGGACTCCGTGAACTGGGATGCCGTCGCGGCTTGCGAGTCGGGCGGCAACTGGGCGATCAACACGGGTAACGGCTACTACGGTGGCCTGCAGTTCACCATGAGCACGTGGCAGTCCAACGGCGGATCGGGTGCTCCGCACGCCGCAAGCCGCGAAGAGCAGATCCGCGTCGCGGAGAATGTCCTGCGCAGCCAGGGCATCGGCGCGTGGCCCTCGTGCGGCCGCCGGGGCTGA
- the mobA gene encoding molybdenum cofactor guanylyltransferase — translation MTPRTAPAAVVLAGGASRRMGRDKATLVFEGRTLVERVVDTVAARCDPVFVVAAPGQALPTVPAQILRDEVRGLGPLIATARGLRAAADAGAEWAFLCAVDMPHLTAAFIDGLLEPARTTQAAVLLVWDGRDHYLAGLYRTSLATVADDLVAGGERSMRALVDAVDSQRIVTEPQRALTNVNSPYDLSV, via the coding sequence GTGACTCCGCGCACAGCACCGGCCGCCGTTGTGCTGGCCGGGGGCGCATCGCGGAGGATGGGCCGCGACAAGGCCACCCTGGTGTTCGAGGGGCGCACGCTCGTCGAGCGCGTGGTCGACACGGTGGCCGCTCGCTGCGATCCGGTCTTCGTCGTGGCGGCACCGGGGCAGGCGTTGCCGACGGTGCCCGCCCAGATTCTGCGCGACGAGGTGCGCGGCCTTGGTCCGCTGATTGCGACGGCCAGGGGGCTACGTGCGGCCGCCGACGCCGGCGCCGAGTGGGCCTTTCTCTGTGCGGTGGATATGCCCCACCTGACAGCTGCGTTCATCGACGGGCTGCTGGAGCCCGCTCGGACTACCCAGGCCGCTGTGTTACTGGTGTGGGACGGTCGCGACCACTATCTTGCTGGGCTCTACCGCACCTCGTTGGCGACCGTTGCCGATGATCTGGTGGCTGGGGGAGAGCGCAGCATGCGGGCACTTGTCGATGCCGTCGACAGCCAGCGCATCGTCACCGAGCCCCAGCGGGCGCTGACCAATGTCAACAGCCCCTACGACCTGTCGGTCTGA
- a CDS encoding 2-oxoacid:ferredoxin oxidoreductase subunit beta: MTTARSEADRASTQFIGSDLGLTEALSKTALVPTTDQPQKGKDFTSDQEVRWCPGCGDYVILNTIRNFLPELGLRRENIAFVSGIGCSSRFPYYLETYGFHSIHGRAPTIATGLALAREDLSVWVVTGDGDSLSIGGNHLIHALRRNVNITILLFNNRIYGLTKGQYSPTSEVGKVTKSTPMGSLDYPFNPVSLALGAEATFVGRALDSDRKGLTEVLRGAAQHRGAALVEIMQDCPIFNDGSFDALRKEGAEDRLINITHGEPITFGADGEYAVVKSGFGLEIAKTADVPADQIVVHDATIDDPAYAFALSRLSEQNLDHMVMGIFRQVNKPTYDDAARQQVAAAREAKVHDTAALQSLLRGKDTWSVD, encoded by the coding sequence ATGACAACAGCGAGAAGCGAAGCGGATCGCGCATCGACCCAGTTCATCGGCTCTGACCTGGGCCTGACCGAAGCCCTCAGCAAGACGGCGCTGGTGCCGACCACGGACCAGCCGCAGAAGGGCAAGGACTTCACCAGCGACCAGGAGGTCCGCTGGTGCCCCGGCTGCGGTGACTACGTCATCCTCAACACCATCCGTAACTTCCTGCCCGAGTTGGGCCTGCGGCGCGAGAACATCGCGTTCGTCAGCGGTATCGGCTGCTCCAGCCGGTTTCCGTACTACCTGGAGACCTACGGGTTCCACTCGATCCACGGCCGCGCGCCCACCATCGCCACCGGCCTGGCGTTGGCCCGCGAGGATCTCTCGGTGTGGGTCGTCACCGGCGATGGCGATTCGCTGTCCATCGGTGGCAACCACCTGATCCACGCGCTGCGCCGCAACGTCAACATCACGATCCTTCTGTTCAACAACCGGATCTACGGTCTGACCAAGGGCCAGTACTCGCCGACCTCCGAGGTCGGCAAGGTCACCAAGTCAACCCCGATGGGCTCGCTGGACTATCCGTTCAACCCGGTGTCGCTGGCGCTGGGCGCCGAGGCCACCTTCGTCGGCCGGGCACTGGACTCCGATCGCAAGGGTCTGACCGAGGTGTTGCGCGGCGCCGCCCAGCACCGGGGTGCCGCCCTGGTCGAGATCATGCAGGACTGCCCGATCTTCAACGACGGCTCCTTCGACGCCCTGCGCAAGGAGGGGGCCGAGGACCGGCTGATCAACATCACCCACGGTGAGCCGATCACGTTCGGTGCCGACGGTGAGTACGCCGTGGTGAAGTCCGGTTTCGGCCTCGAGATCGCCAAGACCGCCGACGTGCCTGCCGATCAGATCGTGGTGCACGACGCCACCATCGACGATCCCGCCTATGCCTTCGCGCTGTCGCGGCTGAGCGAGCAGAACCTCGATCACATGGTCATGGGCATCTTCCGGCAGGTGAACAAGCCCACCTATGACGACGCTGCTCGCCAGCAGGTGGCGGCCGCGCGGGAGGCCAAGGTGCACGACACGGCTGCGCTGCAATCGCTGCTTCGCGGTAAAGACACCTGGTCGGTGGACTAA
- a CDS encoding 2-oxoacid:acceptor oxidoreductase subunit alpha: MGQNGSTGAPRQKLEKVVIRFAGDSGDGMQLTGDRFTSEAALFGNDLATQPNYPAEIRAPQGTLPGVSSFQIQIADYDILTAGDRPDVLVAMNPAALKANVGDLPRGGLIIANSDEFTKRNLAKVGYDANPLENEELSDYVVQSVAMTTLTLGAVEAIGATKKDGQRAKNMFALGLLSWMYGRELEASEAFIREKFARKPEIAEANVLALKAGWNYGETTEAFATTYEVAPAKLKSGEYRQISGNTALAYGVVAAGHLSGIQVVLGTYPITPASDILHELSKYKHFNVLTFQAEDEIAGIGAAIGASYGGALGVTSTSGPGVSLKSEAIGLAVMTELPLLVIDVQRGGPSTGLPTKTEQADLLQALYGRNGESPVAVLAPCSPSDCFDIAVEAVRIAIGYHTPVIILSDGAIANGSEPWRIPDISTYPAIEHKFAKSGEPFEPYARDPETLARQFAVPGTPGLEHRIGGLEAANGSGNISYEPKNHDLMVRLRQLKIDGITVPDLVVDDPTDDAELLMLGWGSSYGPIGEACRRARRKGIKVAHAQLRHLNPFPANLEEVLRKYPKVVVPEMNLGQLALLLRGKYLVDVQSVTKVEGMAFLADEVEGIIDSALDGTLREKETDKAKFARLAAATVESVGAGA; encoded by the coding sequence GTGGGTCAGAACGGCAGCACCGGCGCTCCGCGGCAGAAGCTGGAAAAAGTGGTCATCCGCTTCGCCGGCGACTCCGGTGACGGAATGCAGCTTACCGGCGATCGCTTCACTTCGGAGGCCGCCCTTTTCGGCAACGACCTCGCGACCCAACCGAACTACCCCGCCGAGATCCGGGCACCACAGGGCACCCTGCCGGGTGTGTCGTCGTTCCAGATTCAGATCGCCGACTACGACATCCTGACCGCGGGCGATCGTCCCGACGTCCTCGTCGCGATGAACCCGGCAGCGCTGAAGGCCAACGTCGGTGACCTGCCGCGCGGCGGCCTGATCATCGCCAACTCCGACGAGTTCACCAAGCGCAACCTCGCCAAGGTCGGCTATGACGCCAATCCTCTGGAGAACGAGGAACTGTCCGATTACGTCGTGCAGTCGGTGGCCATGACCACCCTGACCCTCGGTGCCGTCGAAGCGATCGGCGCCACCAAGAAGGATGGCCAGCGCGCCAAGAACATGTTCGCGCTCGGGCTGCTCTCGTGGATGTACGGCCGCGAGCTGGAGGCCAGCGAGGCGTTCATCCGGGAGAAGTTCGCCCGTAAGCCCGAGATCGCCGAGGCGAACGTGCTGGCACTCAAGGCGGGGTGGAACTACGGCGAGACCACCGAGGCGTTCGCCACCACCTATGAGGTGGCTCCGGCCAAGTTGAAGTCCGGCGAGTACCGCCAGATCTCGGGCAACACCGCGCTGGCCTACGGTGTGGTCGCCGCAGGGCACCTGTCCGGTATCCAGGTCGTGCTCGGCACGTACCCGATCACGCCGGCCAGCGACATCCTGCACGAGCTGTCGAAGTACAAGCACTTCAACGTGCTGACCTTCCAGGCCGAGGACGAAATCGCCGGCATCGGCGCCGCCATCGGTGCCTCCTATGGTGGCGCGCTCGGTGTGACCAGCACCTCGGGTCCGGGTGTGTCGCTGAAGTCCGAGGCGATCGGCCTGGCCGTGATGACCGAGTTGCCGTTGCTCGTCATCGATGTCCAGCGTGGCGGCCCGTCCACCGGCCTGCCCACCAAGACCGAGCAGGCCGACCTGCTGCAGGCGCTCTACGGCCGCAACGGTGAATCGCCGGTCGCGGTGCTGGCGCCGTGCTCACCGTCGGATTGCTTCGATATCGCCGTGGAAGCCGTGCGGATCGCCATCGGGTACCACACACCCGTGATCATCCTTTCCGACGGCGCGATCGCCAACGGTTCCGAGCCGTGGCGCATCCCGGACATCAGCACCTACCCGGCAATCGAGCACAAGTTCGCCAAGTCCGGCGAGCCGTTCGAGCCCTACGCCCGCGACCCCGAGACGTTGGCCCGCCAGTTCGCCGTGCCGGGCACCCCGGGCCTGGAGCACCGCATCGGCGGTCTCGAAGCGGCCAACGGTTCGGGCAACATCTCCTACGAACCCAAGAACCACGACCTGATGGTGCGGCTGCGTCAGCTCAAGATCGACGGCATCACGGTGCCCGATCTGGTCGTCGACGACCCGACCGACGATGCCGAGCTGCTGATGCTGGGGTGGGGAAGCTCGTACGGCCCCATCGGTGAGGCGTGCCGACGGGCCCGACGCAAGGGCATCAAGGTCGCGCACGCCCAGCTGCGTCACCTCAACCCGTTCCCGGCCAACCTCGAAGAGGTACTGCGCAAGTACCCCAAGGTGGTTGTGCCGGAGATGAACCTCGGCCAGCTGGCCCTGCTGCTGCGCGGCAAGTACCTGGTCGATGTCCAGTCGGTGACCAAGGTCGAGGGCATGGCCTTCCTGGCCGATGAGGTCGAGGGCATCATCGATTCGGCGCTGGACGGCACATTGCGCGAGAAGGAAACTGACAAGGCGAAGTTCGCACGGCTGGCCGCGGCCACCGTGGAATCTGTGGGAGCGGGAGCATGA
- a CDS encoding carbohydrate kinase family protein — protein sequence MAPQLVPGVTVLGNLAIDVINGAAPSPGGCASFAGVALQSAPGSTHIAAMGEQRHHELFGPVLDRFGALVRLLPADRTSAFSLDYDDTDHRQMSVSAIGPVWRPGDIDADDPRTTWIHLAPLLRTDFPADTLAHLAARGHRIAYDGQGLVRADRVGPLVLDRDFSPELLRHLSVLKLAEDEAVIVADGAFDLAAAARLGVPEILVTYGSEGCDIYRDGAVVRVPAAWRVMDVQTTGAGDMFTASYVAHRAAGAEPVRAVEIASELVARELQKRAQIPSTKA from the coding sequence ATGGCGCCACAGCTGGTCCCGGGCGTGACGGTGCTGGGGAACCTCGCCATCGATGTCATCAACGGTGCCGCCCCGAGTCCGGGGGGCTGCGCATCATTTGCCGGGGTGGCATTGCAATCGGCGCCGGGCAGCACGCATATCGCGGCCATGGGCGAACAACGTCATCACGAACTCTTCGGCCCGGTGCTCGACCGGTTCGGTGCGCTGGTGCGGCTGCTTCCCGCCGATCGCACCAGCGCATTCAGCCTCGACTATGACGACACCGACCACCGGCAGATGAGCGTCTCGGCGATCGGGCCGGTGTGGCGCCCCGGTGATATCGACGCCGATGATCCGCGCACCACCTGGATCCACCTGGCGCCGCTGCTGCGGACGGATTTCCCGGCCGACACGCTGGCCCATCTGGCGGCGCGCGGTCACCGCATCGCCTATGACGGTCAGGGTCTGGTGCGCGCGGATCGGGTCGGACCGCTTGTGCTGGACCGTGATTTCTCCCCGGAGCTGCTGCGTCACCTCAGCGTGCTCAAGCTGGCCGAGGACGAGGCCGTGATCGTTGCCGATGGCGCGTTCGACCTGGCGGCCGCGGCCCGTCTGGGGGTGCCGGAGATCCTGGTCACCTACGGGTCCGAGGGCTGCGATATCTACCGGGACGGCGCGGTGGTTCGGGTGCCCGCCGCATGGCGCGTGATGGACGTGCAGACCACGGGTGCGGGCGACATGTTCACGGCGAGCTACGTGGCGCATCGCGCGGCCGGGGCCGAGCCGGTGCGGGCGGTGGAGATCGCCAGCGAACTGGTCGCGCGCGAACTGCAGAAACGCGCGCAGATACCGTCGACCAAGGCCTGA
- a CDS encoding LacI family DNA-binding transcriptional regulator, whose product MHRYKVREIAQQCGLSEATVDRVLNDRPGVRENTRAEVLQAIADLDKQRAQLRLNGRRYLIDIVMQTPQRFSDAFRAAVEAELPAFAPAAVRARFHLWESGSAADTVEVLGRIKGSHGVILKAQDEPEVAEQVDRLVAAGVPVVTYTSDVANSDRSAYVGIDNHGAGLTAAYLVDQWLGERPSGVLITLSRTVFRGEGEREVGFRAGLRGSRREIVEVSEGDGIDASTEALVLDALRRHPGIEAVYSPGGGNAATVAAFDKLGRACRVFVAHDLDADNRRLLRQGKLSVVLHNDLRADARLAMRVILSRHRALPEEAVRPAPIQVITPYNVPGWEGPARDR is encoded by the coding sequence ATGCACCGTTACAAGGTTCGTGAGATCGCCCAGCAGTGCGGTCTGAGTGAAGCGACGGTCGACCGTGTCCTCAATGACCGTCCGGGGGTCCGGGAGAACACCCGAGCCGAGGTGCTGCAGGCCATCGCCGACCTGGACAAGCAGCGCGCCCAGTTGCGACTCAACGGCCGTCGCTACCTGATCGACATCGTGATGCAGACACCGCAACGGTTCTCCGACGCGTTCCGGGCCGCCGTGGAGGCCGAGCTTCCCGCGTTCGCGCCTGCGGCGGTGCGGGCGCGCTTCCACCTGTGGGAATCCGGCTCGGCCGCGGACACGGTCGAGGTGCTGGGCCGTATCAAGGGAAGTCACGGTGTCATCCTGAAGGCGCAGGACGAGCCCGAGGTTGCCGAACAGGTCGACCGGCTGGTGGCAGCCGGGGTGCCGGTGGTCACCTACACCTCCGATGTGGCCAACAGCGACCGCAGCGCCTATGTCGGCATCGACAACCACGGCGCAGGGCTGACGGCCGCCTACCTCGTCGACCAGTGGCTGGGTGAGCGACCGTCCGGTGTGCTGATCACGCTGAGTCGCACGGTGTTTCGTGGTGAAGGCGAACGGGAGGTGGGGTTTCGGGCCGGCTTGCGGGGATCCCGTCGTGAGATCGTCGAAGTCAGCGAGGGGGATGGCATCGACGCCAGCACCGAGGCGTTGGTGCTCGACGCGCTGCGTCGCCACCCCGGTATCGAGGCCGTCTACTCCCCCGGGGGAGGTAACGCCGCGACGGTCGCCGCGTTCGACAAGCTCGGGCGCGCGTGCCGGGTCTTCGTCGCGCACGATCTCGACGCCGACAACCGCAGATTGCTGCGCCAGGGCAAGTTGTCGGTGGTGCTGCACAACGATCTGCGGGCCGACGCCCGCCTCGCCATGCGGGTGATCCTGTCCCGGCACCGCGCGCTGCCAGAGGAGGCCGTGCGCCCGGCGCCGATCCAGGTCATCACGCCCTATAACGTGCCCGGGTGGGAAGGTCCGGCTCGGGATCGGTGA